Part of the Drosophila pseudoobscura strain MV-25-SWS-2005 chromosome 2, UCI_Dpse_MV25, whole genome shotgun sequence genome, GCGTTGCTCTGCTGGTAAACGGAGGCTACACTGGTGTcgcagctggaggagagcAGGGCAGACTTGGCCTCGAACTGGGAGGCATCGTAGGTGTGCAGATTAGACTGCCAAACTAAGAGCTGGCGATCGTTGCCACCAGTGGCAAACTTCTCTCCATCCTGGGAAAAGCCCACAGCATTTACGGCCGCCGTATGGCCAGTCAGTGTATAGATGGGTCTGCCCTCCAGCAGATCCAGAACGCGTATGGTGCAGTCATCGCTTCCGGACAACAGAAAATTTCCGCTGGGATGGAAAGCCACATCATTGACGGGCGCCGAGTGAACCACatacagctgcagcagctggctgCCGCCCACATCGATTATTTTGATCCGGTTGCATCCCAGGGCCACGGCCACCATGTTGCCCCAAGGATGCCAGGCCACCTGCCGTGGGGCGCCCCGCTCTTCGGTGATGGTGCGCGTGCACTCTCCAGTGTTGACGTCGTAGATACGCAGCGATTTGTCGTCGCTCACGGTGGCAATCATCTTGCCGTTGGGGCTGAATTTGGCGGCACGCACCCAGTTGGTCTGCTGGCTGAACGACGAGAGGAACTGGCGTTTGGCCACGCGCCATATCTTCACGGACTTGTCGTCGGAGGCTGTCAGCATCATCTGGCCGGTCGGGTCAAAGTCGATACTACGCACCGGCTTGCTGTGGGCCACAAACTCACCGGATACGCCGCGCACCTTGGGCTCCCAGATCTTCACTGAGCGGTCGTGGCCGGCGGAGGCCACCAGACTGCCCTTTGGCGACCACGCCACTCCATACACAGGCGATGAATGCGATCCGAAGCGAATGCAGCGTGACGCCTGTTTCAGGTTCCAGATTATCACAGAGCCGTCCAACGATGACGTCGCGATCTGAGACCCTTCGGGGCTGAAGCGGAGCTGGGTGATGCTGCCCGAGTGGCCAGTGAAGTGGCGGTCGAGGACCGGATCTCTGAACAGTCCCTGCATGTTTGCGTTTAATAGGTTTCTTTTTCGAATcgtttatttgcttttttaacaaattattttgaaatttttgccGCTTTGTTTGAAGGAAAATGCCGTAAGCATTATTGTGAAGTATTAGACGAATTTCAAACataaaataacattttttaaaGTTTCTCGAGAACTTGCGGAGCATTTACAGCATCCCATATATTATCTCATCGCTGTGACAACCCCAACAGCATCTGCGAATTGGTTAATGTATTCACATAAACGCACCCGCAAATCCCAGCTGACATTTTTTATAAACGCTtctaaatgcaaataaaagaAGTCACTTAAAAAATTATTCAGCCGCCGACTGGGGACCAACGAAAGCCCAGAGCCGCCTCAACGAGAAATAAATGTGTTAATGTTCGCCCGGAAACGCTTTTCGAATTCAtgtcagtttcagtttcagtttcagtttcatgAGGTAACAGAAATTCACAAATTCGCTGTGGTTTCTGCATGGGGGTGGTGTGTGGAGGGGCACGCGTGTCGCTTACAGAGATTTACTGGGAACAGGACCCATGGGGGAAAGGTAGTCAGTGCCCCAGTCTCCCGCTGACACTCTGCCACAAATGGCAGCTACGTGGCTCTAGAAACAACAGAGGTATACGTAATCGGACGCATATTACCTTTAAATATTGCATTAAAGGTAAATACTTTAAGAAATTCgtaaaaatgtatgcaaatatttaatctaGAAGCATGGACAGCTGTCATAGCGATGTTGACTTTAGCTACACTCAAGTTCAAGGCTTGCAAAGCAGATATAAATACTTCGAACGCGTAAAGCCATTCCATCAGTTCGATTTAACACTCGCATAATGTTATCGCgtctttctttcgttttcataGTGGGAATTTCATTCTTCAGCTCGAGCTATTCCTACAGGATCATGGATATTCATGATGATTTTCCGACGTGTCTAGCGAATAATAAACAAATCGGGGAAATGAAACCCATAGATAAACACAAGACTTTCTATAAGGTTAAAGAAATCAACAGCATGGTTGAGCATGAAGCTCaaccaaatgaaaataaaccaaacaaCTGGCTGATGCGGATCATTAAGATAATACATATACCCATGGAAACCCATctggaaaacggaaaacacCAAGAAGAACGCATGAACAGATTCCCCAACCAACCACGTCACATCTCAGTACTACAGCCAAAAAGAGAAGATGTCTACCGAAAAAACCAACCCGAAAAAAGTCCTAGAGTTGTGCTCcttataaaagaaaaatcccATCAAAAAGAACTCCGTATAAGAAAGAGAAATCCAGTTTTATATCATTTCATGTGATGCTTATTTTCCAATCAATTAGGCATTCTAATGTTTGAAGGAAACCAATGAATTGTTATATCTTTATTTCATTTACATATAACCATATGTGCTGTGACACACCCTCATCATCAAATCTCATATAGTTTTAAAGATCTATTACCCCTAATTAGGGAAACTTTGTACGAAACACATGTTCCCAGCGCAGAAagcaataaattaaatcaattccCTGCTGTTGCGGCAAAGGATTTAAAACTTCGAGACATATTCAAGACATTTTCCTGCCATAAATAATgccctacatacatacatacatgtaaaAAAGCTCTTCTTTATGCCACTTGATTGCGGTTCGCAGTCGCAGTAGCAGTCGAGCCCCATATCCATGCCCAaccataaaaaattatattatatgcATGACCCTAAATTAATCTAGCGAaacctttttcatttttgtgaCAAAATTCAACCCTGAAGCTGGGGAGCTGGAGGACATCAAAGCCAGTCAAGTATGACAAACGAAGTTATTTGAATATGAACGTAAATGTCATATgggaacaaattaaatttggcTTATGGATGAGGCCAGGCAGTAAGCTATAGGAAGCGAAACATACCTACCTATATTTTATGGAAGgattctttttttatttggtcATCAAGGaatatttttacaattttagaAATTTCCCTTTCGTTTTATGCATTTCAAGAGCATTTAAAAGAGATTTAAGAATGTTCAAGATAATCTTGATTTTGGGGGCACTTATACAAAATTGTTTGATAGTATTGAGCAGTACCAGAGTACCAGTCTTGAAAAGAAGGCTTATTTTTTACAGAATTTTCTTTGGAAAGGCATTTTTGATTCCCTTCACTGAATATTACAAATTTCTTTACCTTATTCTTTCCTGTATttgtgtaaatatatttaagaaTTAATTTCTTCAAGAAACAGACTGCGTGCCATGCCACCTTCTCCGCAGAACTTCATTCAAATTCAGTTGCAAATTTTTGCATTCTGCAACTTTTGCCAACTTCTACACAATATGTTGTCGCCAGCAGCGAAttgaaattatgcaaaaataacaaacaaaaaaaggagcagTAACAGAGACAAAAGtaagaaatagaaatagattTCATTTGCAAACCAAAATGTTTGCTCAGGCGGTGCCCATAGCCATAACCAGATCTtgaaccagacccagacccagactccCAGCCAACCAGAACCGAGACTCATTCGCATGCAGTTGGCATCCCGTAAAGTGGATATTGATATTTTGTCCTtaaattttgttatttatgtGCTAGAGAGTGAGGGGAAGCTCTATTCCCTCGGAAAACTAAAATAAACGAAACAGAAGTTTACATTTGGCAATggaaaaaggaggaaaattcCTGTCAGCTTGTGCAAATTTAACGCGACATTGTCTGAGACGAAGGCCGAGTCGAAGAGTTCCTCCCccaatttctttttttctgtggtTAGCCCATTGACATGCAAGTCATGTGTCAGACCAGAGGCCGTGGCTTAGCTCTGAcaggccacaaaaaaaacccccccaaGAACTTTGCCCATAAATTGTGGaccaaaaaaagagcaaaattATGTTTCAACACATTTGAAAGGAAACTCTTGCTTGACACAGGCCCTTGAAAATTTTATCAATTGCCTGCGAATTTATTTTAAGAGTGCGTGAAATTTATGATtgacaaattgaatttgaaaattgagcaatattaTTGGCCCCAGGAAGGAACTGGAATAATTTTATGTTCAAGGATTCATTGAACAATAACTAAACTAAAGATTGCCAGACTTTAGAGATTTCTCTCCCTTTAAGAACTTTCTTTTAGCCTTGAATTAAGTATAGCCATAAAAATGATTAATGACCATTCAATCGTTCTGCCTCATCATATCCCACTCAAGACCATGATTCGTTCTGGTATTTGGATGCTGACCAGCAGACTTGCCCACAGGATATAAAGATAATCCCCACTACCAAAGGGAACTGCCAGTACGTAGCATAGTTTTGTATTGTTTCAGAATGGACAAGCACTAAACACTCCATAAAGAAAACCATTAAATGTGGCCCCCATTAATGCGCGGGGAATATCCCAAAAACCGAAATCAAAACAGAAACATTCaagtatttttttctttatcatTTTTTTATGAGCGCCTTGAGTATGTGGGCGTGTGCCTGACATGGAGTAATCGTATAAATCTTAATGTTTATAAATTCTAAGTATGCCCCTGGGGCAGACATGAGACGAGTTGCGGAATGGGGAGGCTATACGACAGAGAAAAATGATATAGTATTAAccgaaaattaataaaaaaaaacgtgaaAAGTTGAGAGGTCAGAGAAAAATAATAGTATATTGAAACTTTTCTAGAACCCCTTTTTCAGTTCTTAAACACAATGGAAATTTTTTCAACCAAAGATCACAAAATACACCTTTAAGAACGTCTGCCCAAAGCAACCAATGACCTTGAAATACCATGCAATATTGTTCCCATTTTCCACaaagaaaataccaacaaaGGAAATCAAATGTTCATTGTTATAaacattttcttcatttttttgttgttgttgttgttgtaatatgcaaataatttgCTGGCCAAATGGCAACCAACTGTGACCCAGCAGATGACAATGCCAACGCCCTCTAACCGAACCAACGAGGAATACGAATCAGATAGCTCCTGTACTCCCTGCCAAGGAGTCAAGTCGAGAACAATGCGACCCGAGGCCTACTTGCACTTGTAAGGAAGCTGCGACACAACCCCCCAGATCCTGTCCACGCCTGCTCCTTCTCTGAGTCTGGGCCTGGTCACATTTGTATATGAAGCACAGTTGACAGCTGTGGCCGCTACTTGGATGCCAGGGGGTGGTGGCTCAGTGTCCGTGTCCATCTTCGTCTCCCCCGTTCCTCTTTCCGGCTCAAACTTTGACTCCGTTGATGCGTGGCCATTGTGTGCATTTGACGTTTGGTTTATTAATCAGTTTGGCCTGCGGCCACGGACCCACGACCAACGTCACAATTTTCCAcaaatgaataatttttgtgaataaaaaagcaaaagccaaaaaggcagCCCACACAGCAAATGTGACACACAAGGGACTGACTTTGgtatacatacaatatgtatatatgtatttatatatgtatattatatgtatttttgaaTACCCTCAAAGAATGCATTGTGATTTTGCTTTCAATGGAAAAGTCATCGCTTCATAACGGATATaatcttttaaaatattttggaaTTAGACATGGTATTTAAAGAATTAACAAAATTATACTATATGCAGATCTAAGAATGTCCCCATATTTCTTAAATTCAAATACGACGGAactttatacatatgtaggtatgtatataaattttctataaaataaatacttgCAAGATTCCATTTACCATTTCCATGattcaattttattattatagaATTATTTTTCCCCATCGATCTTCTCACTATTTCCATAAGGCTTATATAACTTCCGCTAACCCTTCATCGATCCTCTCTCTCACTATTCCCATAAGGGTATTCAAAACTTCGGCTTGCCTCTTggtattcattttttttcccAGTGGAGTTCCGCATTTTAATTTCaacggagagaagaaaaagtCAAACAAATGTCAGTCGCGTGTTAATCAAGTGTAAATAAATGGCGCAAAGATTAGAGAGCGCCGCCAAGGCAGAAATGTTCTGGAAACCCCCcgcacaaaacaaataaaaagtacaacaaaaaataaaagtaggaattccccaaaaaaaaaatggagggTGTGACGCACAGACAATGACGCGACAAAAAAACGAGCTGTTGGAAAAACATTTAATggttttttaaatgttttttaaatgtGCGTGAAAAATCTGTCACTCGATGGGAGAACAACTTGAAAATGCTTTAAGTTTTCTTGTCAGTTCCCCGCCCCAGAGGACGGCCAATGCAAATTAGCCAACAAAGTTGTTATCATCGAAGTCCGTAGTGAAAATCCCGAAGCCATTGGGCAGAACCCAAGCAACGCCTACACCGAAAGTAAATCCTTAGACCCTGGAACCCAGACAAGTCCTGCACCCTTAGTCCTTAGGAGTGATGCTGGGTTCTGGATCCGTACTGAAGTGGTGTTGATGATGCTATTATCTTAAATCGCGAAGGGAACAAACGGCGCGGAGATCCAGGCAAAGCTGTCACCGGACGCGACCACTTCAATTGTCCTTTTCGGCAAAAGCATTTACAATTCATAGATAGAGGCGAAAAAATCGTTTTATTGGCTTTAAGGTCCTTTTTGTCGCCTCAACGACATGAATAAAGGAGCCCCCAACAACAAGGACATAAACCGCAAATAACTTGAACACTCCGAAAGGGCCAGAGGGTTCCCTTTGTTATTGCATTTCCCTGTGATTTGTGGTCTTTCGGGGGCGGCGGAAGAGTTTggattttacaattttttccACTGCCTCCTTGGCACAGTGGGATAAGCATGGTGAAAGCTGTGAGagaatttgtatttaaaataggAAATCTGTTGGGATGTATCCCCCAAAAATATCATATACTTAAACACAAGATATTTAAACCCACACCAATTTGACACACATATTGTCCCACTGTACCCCACTCAAGCGAAAGGGGTGCAAATGCTGCAATTTGTAacattatttgtttttcttttcggttaAGACCCCAACTCTGAGAGCAGAGACCACCCGCAAAGGAGCATTGCTTCAAGACACAATGCTATCTAATCTTATTTCGTATTATTTTTGCGTTAAACCTGCATTTCAGCACTTTACCCTCGATGCCAGCACGAACAAGATCCCGCCAGCTATTGTTCGGGATTGGAATGGTCTTTAATAACAAGAGAAAACTTTAAACGTCTTTGGAGAAGACCACACCCTCGCCAGGataattttaatgatatttacAGGAAGTGGCAGAAGAGCATCAATCATTTGTCAGCCATAAAAATTCGTCACACACGAGTATTAAATtatacaacagaaaaaaaaatcagaaatgtctctctctctctttctctctgtctctatttttcttttgggaaaaaatgaaaatcctTAATGGTTGCGTGCAATGAAATGACCTTGTAAGTTATGAGACCTACAGGGGCCCTTGGGCCCAACGGTTGGgcgccaaaaagaaagaattcgAAGAGAGAGAAGGGGAAAAGTCAACCCAAGGCAGGGTTCAACGATGAACGGTCATTCCATTGAAGCACCAAATGGGACTGGGATTGAACGTGGTCCTTCCTGCGCTGGGTCCCGATACTCCTGCACTTCTCCACCGTCCTCCATGTGTGCATGGGTGTCCTTCACTTCACTGTGTGCCCACTCATATGTGAACATTTATTGGAAaacattattatttatgaCTTTTTGAATGACATCGCTTGAACTTTTCAAGCAATAAAGTAACGCACAATAATACATATTTCCCTCCAGCggaaattgttaaaaaaaaatgcctGCCAAAAAATTAAAGCGGTTTTTGAGTTTTGATTTATGAAGATATTCATTAGTCCAGCCTGATCGGAATAGtgtaaaaatatcaaaatgatTTATGGCAAATGGGCCATTTTGTTAACGATTCAGTTTTCATTTTGGAAAGATTTTTGCTGGAATTCCTGCAGGAAATGCagtgaaattttaaaattgaagtcctttttttatatagtgTGATACACTATTAAATAGAATTGTTTTTCTAGAGAAGTACTCTTGTAACTCCATGGAGATGGTCTATGTTTAAACCTTAAActtacaaacatacatattataGTCTCAAATCTTTTCTTGCTTAAGCTTAAACCAAAGATACAAATTACCAAATAAATTTCTATGCAATCTTAAATGAAAATCTGGGGGAACATTAACCCAAGCAATCAATGCTTAACCCCCATCCACACAAACAGTTAAAGGGTTTTTGAGGGATCAGAGTAAGAACAAGTGAGGGATGAGTTTCGTTTAAGATTTGATCAAATAACCATAAGGAAAAGGATTATTTTAAGTAATTGCTAGACGTTGCAAGAAGCACTCATGTAAGGGATATTTTCTGTGTAAATTGGGCTCGAATTTAATGTGAAATATTACAAAAGCTAAAGAagcatttgtttttatttacttaacCAATACGATTACAAAGTCAACTTCAGCACCAGCTTATTTACTGCTCTTTataggatatacatatatgtatgtatatgataCGTATCTGTTTATATATCCATTTTATATATGTTAGTTGCGGGCTCCAGGCGCATGACCCATTCCTGAACTCGTGCAAAGCTTTTAGCAGGCGAAGGCGACACGAACTCTGGACTCTTTCTATTTCAGTTGCTCTAAGCTACATGTAGTATGGTGCCATCCTTGTCGTCTATCAatgtgtgcatctgtgtgtggatagcgtgtctgtgtgtggggattgcgtatctgtgtgtgtataggGTGCAGTGGAGTCAAAGTGTAGATAGCAAGCTGCCataggacgacgacgacaacgatgCTGAATACATATAAAAATGTCTAAGGTGGAGCAGAAGCCATGACTGCGGCCATGACAGCGATAATGTATACGAGTAGGGGGTTTGCCGAATGGGTTTTGGGGGGACGGGCAGGTGACGAGGACCTGGCGATGTTGTAGGGTTGCCAGGTTGCTGCGCTGGTTTTAGCCACCTCCCAAGACCCACAATCCATTCAGCCAACCGTTTCGCTGTCTGTTCTCCTTTGCCTTTGGTCTGGCATCTGGGGTCTGGGGGGCTCCTGGTTCACTTTGTGGGTATTAAGTTCGTTTTAATGCTAAAGACAAACGGCTCTCCCTCATTCTCTACCTCTTCGGTTGCACTTTTTGTGAGCCtgccaaaagaaagaaatctgcagagagagggagtctTTAAAGTTGCACAAAGAGGATTAAGATGGGTTGCACATAATTAATCATTTTAGTAAATGACAATTTTTATTTCCTAATGGAAGTGTATGAGTAGATCTAAGGCAGATTGATGGACAATTTCCTCAACCTTTTATATTCGTGATCTCTTTTTATTCTTGAAGGTGCTTTCTCTTGGCTTGGATTAAgccatcttcatcttcaaaACATTCCGATGGCATCCTTTCATATTTACACTCAAATGGGGGctttatttattctttattctgTTTAATTTTGCCAATGATATATTTACTTTTCTGATTATAAAAGAGTATAGCGCATCTTAAAGACCACCCTATATCTGAAActattcaaaaaaaatcacaCTCAAGACATACACTTTCTTTTGTAACTGCTTCTCTCATCAACAGAATTCCCTGCATATCcatcaattttttgtttacataACTTGGAAGCCAAATCAAACCACGTCAAGTCATTTTTTTATGACGCACTTTAGTTAAACGATGTGACCGAGACCAGGGGTAACTATAGCCCATGGAAAAAGGACTCCCGGGGGCAACGGCAACCCCAAGAATGTGTATGATGCAGCTGGCCAAGCTGAAGTTGCCCTTCCTTATCCGTCTGTGCTTTGGGGAATTTGTTTTGGCTCGATGGCTTTTTTGTGGCCGATGTTGATGGGCCAAGCGGGAGACTTTTGTTTTATCGAGAGCAATACATCAGAGCCATCAATATGATTAACTCGCATGGAATGTGCCAAAGTGccgaaaatcaaattaaattgccCTGATGTACAGTGTTAGTGACACATCCGAGTGGATGGACAGTGGACAGTGTACGTTTGCTTGATTTATGCATTACAAATCGATAGTTTGTGTTTGTCCTTAGAGAAAAGGGATAAGTGTCAGGCggtaaaatataatttatattcacATCTgcaagatatatgtataaaaatgcTGCATGATAGGGATGTCTCCTTGTCACTTGACTTTCGTACGTTGCTCATACTTTTCCTCAAAGAATTTGAAGACGGAATCCATGGCTGAGTACGAGGTCCACTCATGCTTGGTATGACCCGCTGAAACACGTCGTATTTTATCCCTAGTTGAGGAAATTGGCGTGTCCAGCGGAGAGTTGCTTGTCACCCAATCACAGGTCACTTCCTGCAGGTAATTCTCGCAGTTGGACTGAGGACTACCAATAACCGCATCAGTGAGAGCGATTGCAAAGACCTTCTCCTTGAAGAAGTCCAAAAAGTTATTCACCTGAAGGGAGAGAAAATATTATAACTTATTTGAATGTGGTTTCATGAACAGTATCTCACCAAATCGATGGTCACGTAGCCTCCATAACTATGTGCTACTATGGCCACACTCTCTGGGTTCGATGGCAATACAATATTCTTCCACACATACTTGGCATGCTCTGTGGAAGTCTCCACGCCCTTAATGGGATTCGCTTTACCATTATAAAACCGTCTGCAATCGTTTGTATTGGTGATTAGGATATCATAGCCCAGTTTTTGTGCCTGTCGTATGTAGGGCATCTGAGATCCATGATCCAAAGAATTGTTGATGATAAGGCTGTGAAAATATACAttagttaaatatttttttttgtattttatggtTTTGTGTGGCTCACTCAAGTGTTTCCCTTCCCTGGGGCTTAAATTACTTATCGCCGTCCCATATGGAGCATTGCTTTTTCCCCTTAGCTTCTTATCAATGCACAGAACTACTCACCTCCTTGCCCATTGTCCCGCTCGGACTTCTCCGCTGCCATGAATGAGCACGAGTAACTTCTTAGACTGCGCCAACTTCGCTGGTTGGGAGTACACAAAGGACGAGCGATCTGGAGGCTTGCCAAAGGGTACGTAGGTGCGACTCAGGCCACTCTTCTCCAGCAGCGCATAGATAATGTTCGGTATTTGCTAGAGATATTATGTGATTGGAATAAGCTTACATGGAAGTATCTATTGGGATACATACCTCAGCAAGATTCTGATAATGCTTCTCATTATCGTCGGCATCATCCTTAATGTCGTAGGTGTACGGCTCCTTGCCCGGTTTCCCAGTGGCTGGATCGATCTGACGCAGTACACCACCTACGCACACTTTTTTATAGTTAATAGGTTTCTTTAATTAACTATCTCACTTACCTTCATCGAATGCATAGCCAAATTCCTTCAACTTTGCAATCGCTTCATCACATTTGGTGGCCGGTGCCGGGTCCGTCATGTCGTAGTATCTGGGGGGGCGAAAGAAGTGGTAAATGCTAGTCCACATATCGTTCGTGTTTGTTTAACAGTCGCAGTCACTTACAGACTAAGAATTCTTAGGTCCCAATGTTTAATTTATATCCAATTGTTGCTCGCAGCGCTCCTTTGTTGTGCTTTTCTTCAGACCCGGCGATTGTCGATTAGGGATGGCTAATATGTATCGATATAT contains:
- the LOC6897670 gene encoding POC1 centriolar protein homolog isoform X2, whose protein sequence is MMLTASDDKSVKIWRVAKRQFLSSFSQQTNWVRAAKFSPNGKMIATVSDDKSLRIYDVNTGECTRTITEERGAPRQVAWHPWGNMVAVALGCNRIKIIDVGGSQLLQLYVVHSAPVNDVAFHPSGNFLLSGSDDCTIRVLDLLEGRPIYTLTGHTAAVNAVGFSQDGEKFATGGNDRQLLVWQSNLHTYDASQFEAKSALLSSSCDTSVASVYQQSNASSTALSNDHSIRIDMRESHAYKILDGNFQVLDSEHTKLP
- the LOC4802618 gene encoding FAM172 family protein homolog CG10038 isoform X1, yielding MWTSIYHFFRPPRYYDMTDPAPATKCDEAIAKLKEFGYAFDEGGVLRQIDPATGKPGKEPYTYDIKDDADDNEKHYQNLAEQIPNIIYALLEKSGLSRTYVPFGKPPDRSSFVYSQPAKLAQSKKLLVLIHGSGEVRAGQWARSLIINNSLDHGSQMPYIRQAQKLGYDILITNTNDCRRFYNGKANPIKGVETSTEHAKYVWKNIVLPSNPESVAIVAHSYGGYVTIDLVNNFLDFFKEKVFAIALTDAVIGSPQSNCENYLQEVTCDWVTSNSPLDTPISSTRDKIRRVSAGHTKHEWTSYSAMDSVFKFFEEKYEQRTKVK
- the LOC6897670 gene encoding POC1 centriolar protein homolog isoform X1 is translated as MQGLFRDPVLDRHFTGHSGSITQLRFSPEGSQIATSSLDGSVIIWNLKQASRCIRFGSHSSPVYGVAWSPKGSLVASAGHDRSVKIWEPKVRGVSGEFVAHSKPVRSIDFDPTGQMMLTASDDKSVKIWRVAKRQFLSSFSQQTNWVRAAKFSPNGKMIATVSDDKSLRIYDVNTGECTRTITEERGAPRQVAWHPWGNMVAVALGCNRIKIIDVGGSQLLQLYVVHSAPVNDVAFHPSGNFLLSGSDDCTIRVLDLLEGRPIYTLTGHTAAVNAVGFSQDGEKFATGGNDRQLLVWQSNLHTYDASQFEAKSALLSSSCDTSVASVYQQSNASSTALSNDHSIRIDMRESHAYKILDGNFQVLDSEHTKLP
- the LOC4802618 gene encoding FAM172 family protein homolog CG10038 isoform X2, with the translated sequence MTDPAPATKCDEAIAKLKEFGYAFDEGGVLRQIDPATGKPGKEPYTYDIKDDADDNEKHYQNLAEQIPNIIYALLEKSGLSRTYVPFGKPPDRSSFVYSQPAKLAQSKKLLVLIHGSGEVRAGQWARSLIINNSLDHGSQMPYIRQAQKLGYDILITNTNDCRRFYNGKANPIKGVETSTEHAKYVWKNIVLPSNPESVAIVAHSYGGYVTIDLVNNFLDFFKEKVFAIALTDAVIGSPQSNCENYLQEVTCDWVTSNSPLDTPISSTRDKIRRVSAGHTKHEWTSYSAMDSVFKFFEEKYEQRTKVK